From a region of the Mus pahari chromosome 12, PAHARI_EIJ_v1.1, whole genome shotgun sequence genome:
- the Cmss1 gene encoding protein CMSS1 isoform X3, whose protein sequence is MTKQDTVEVPEKTQQPTECFLTQAKDSKAEDSRKTRKWKKKKISDILAKSEPKPGTPEDLQKLIRDHHSSSRSVIELEELHLPDSCFLKANDLTHSLSSYLKEICPKWVKLRKTHNEKKSVLMLILCSSAVRALELIRSLTAFKGDAKVMKLFAKHIKVQEQVKLLEKRVIHLGVGTPGRIKELVKQDGLNLNPLKFLVFDWNWRDQKLRRMMDIPEIRKEVFELLDMGVFSLCKSDSLKLGLF, encoded by the exons CCCACTGAGTGTTTCTTGACACAAGCAAAGGACTCCAAAGCAGAGGACTCCCGGAAGACCAGGAAGTGGAAGAAG aagaaaatttctgaTATTCTTGCAAAATCAGAGCCCAAACCAGGGACCCCTGAGGACCTTCAGAAGCTGATCAGGGACCATCACAGCAGCAGCCGTTCTGTGATTGAATTAGAAGAACTGCACCTACCAG ATTCCTGCTTCCTCAAGGCCAATGATTTGACTCACAGTCTCTCTTCATACCTAAAAGAAA TCTGTCCTAAGTGGGTAAAACTTCGGAAAACCCACAACGAGAAGAAGTCGGTCCTGATGCTAATCCTCTGCAGCTCCGCTGTGCGAGCCCTGGAGCTCATCAG GTCTCTGACAGCATTCAAAGGAGATGCCAAGGTTATGAAattatttgcaaaacacataaag GTCCAGGAACAGGTAAAGTTGCTGGAGAAGCGTGTGATACACCTGGGTGTGGGGACTCCAGGGAGAATCAAAGAACTTGTCAAACAAG ATGGCCTCAATTTGAACCCCTTAAAGTTTCTGGTGTTCGACTGGAACTGGAGAGAtcagaagctgaggagaatgaTGGACATTCCCGAG aTAAGAAAGGAGGTTTTCGAGCTTCTAGATATGGGAGTGTTCAGCCTGTGCAAGTCAGACTCCTTGAAGCTGGGCCTTTTCTAA